The following proteins are co-located in the Colletotrichum lupini chromosome 4, complete sequence genome:
- a CDS encoding HET domain-containing protein translates to MASSCVTPSSSPKALCNECSGIVFDDAEGDVRDAAHWERKDSYPNLPLFRNSAAAGCSFCEYLCFVLDEKLPKPLQIALQESTTKDVVAKLSSPAYVMRSDIIDVTRDWMPDDYGIEQDGIYWLDFRFESEAWRKGPWSEGWKVRAIAYQGEDENVASALGIELKLPITNALAPSCMKRLKEWVWGCASNHPECCSPEPRSLPTRLIKVGEMSDGIARLVMSDKLPPTTSYIALSYCWGPPSVSKSQLITTAATLADRQTKIPLPEMPDTIRDAVVFARHMGIKYIWIDALCIIQDDAEDWAKEAALMFAVYRHATLTLVAAAGDTSHSGFLKRSSPGPSVLVPFESKKGQGRVSGTYVLSALNEHRTWDADYPSHMHTRAWATRAWTYQEDLMSTRVLYFDNHTSYFRCQTERRLEHSSKVYDNVQSWHHLLSPAPEDIPYNEVKERRESLYERWKDLIIEYTRRKLTVSNDKFSALSGLARTFSPALEDEYVAGLWKNDLVRGMLWNTVMQPSKPKAWRAPSWSWASSDAEIAWDLRFSLPLIQKCSIENIHIETAGSDPFGRLESAWIELCAVCVPVVLRPVQQAESDQDTYLAEVLFYEGGKIMAHGSLDAVAPSGLRNDGTFKLADFGQADEIADVSAVVLASRCVIFGLDRSSGERKFSSPSFPTGLLVKSSPEQGEIVSSLPIYKRLGTFRTETEEQTEAWLTLTQSRLKLI, encoded by the exons ATGGCATCAAGCTGTGTAACGCCGTCATCGAGCCCAAAAGCATTGTGTAACGAGTGCTCGGGCATCGTTTTTGATGACGCCGAGGGAGATGTTCGTGATGCTGCGCACTGGGAGAGAAAGGATAGCTACCCAAATCTTCCACTTTTTCGTAACTCGGCTGCAGCGGGTTGTTCTTTCTGCGAATATCTTTGCTTTGTACTCGATGAGAAGCTCCCCAAACCCCTTCAAATTGCATTGCAAGAGTCTACGACGAAAGATGTGGTAGCTAAGCTATCCTCGCCTGCTTACGTGATGCGTTCCGACATCATCGACGTCACGCGCGATTGGATGCCCGATGATTACGGTATCGAACAAGACGGGATATACTGGCTTGATTTCAGGTTTGAGTCTGAGGCTTGGCGTAAAGGACCGTGGTCCGAGGGGTGGAAAGTGCGGGCTATTGCGTATCAAGGAGAAGATG AAAATGTTGCAAGTGCCCTCGGTATTGAGTTGAAACTCCCCATCACGAATGCTCTCGCTCCGTCTTGCATGAAACGCCTCAAGGAGTGGGTTTGGGGCTGCGCGAGCAACCATCCGGAATGTTGCTCTCCAGAGCCAAGAAGCCTCCCGACTCGGCTGATTAAAGTTGGAGAGATGAGTGACGGAATAGCTCGCTTGGTCATGAGTGACAAACTTCCTCCAACGACATCGTACATTGCTCTGAGCTACTGCTGGGGCCCTCCATCCGTCAGTAAATCACAGCTCATCACCACAGCGGCCACTCTGGCAGACCGCCAGACGAAGATCCCACTTCCCGAGATGCCGGATACAATCAGAGATGCAGTCGTATTTGCGCGTCATATGGGGATCAAGTACATCTGGATCGATGCTCTATGCATTATCCAAGACGACGCCGAAGACTGGGCAAAGGAGGCCGCGCTCATGTTTGCTGTATATCGGCATGCTACTCTCACACTGGTAGCAGCCGCAGGCGATACCTCTCACTCGGGTTTCCTGAAAAGAAGTAGTCCCGGGCCGTCGGTCCTCGTCCCGTTCGAGTCTAAAAAGGGACAGGGTAGGGTGTCGGGCACGTACGTCCTGTCAGCTCTCAACGAACACCGGACTTGGGATGCCGACTATCCAAGCCACATGCATACCCGAGCATGGGCTACGCGGGCTTGGACATACCAAGAAGATCTCATGTCTACTCGAGTATTGTACTTTGACAATCATACGTCCTACTTTCGTTGTCAAACGGAACGACGTCTCGAACATAGTAGCAAGGTATACGACAACGTCCAAAGCTGGCATCATCTGCTCTCACCAGCGCCTGAAGATATACCTTACAATGAGGTGAAAGAGAGAAGGGAAAGCCTCTATGAGAGATGGAAAGATCTAATAATTGAGTATACCAGACGAAAGCTGACGGTTTCCAATGACAAGTTTTCAGCTTTGTCTGGATTAGCCCGTACTTTCAGCCCAGCGCTTGAAGACGAATATGTAGCTGGACTTTGGAAAAATGATTTGGTACGTGGAATGCTTTGGAACACTGTCATGCAGCCTTCGAAACCGAAAGCGTGGAGGGCGCCATCCTGGAGCTGGGCATCTAGTGACGCAGAAATCGCATGGGATTTGCGATTCTCACTACCGCTCATTCAGAAGTGCAGTATTGAGAATATCCACATCGAAACCGCGGGCTCAGATCCGTTTGGAAGACTTGAGAGCGCTTGGATCGAGCTCTGCGCTGTCTGTGTTCCAGTGGTTTTGCGACCGGTACAGCAGGCCGAGAGTGATCAGGACACATACCTTGCAGAGGTCCTCTTCTATGAAGGTGGGAAGATCATGGCCCACGGATCTCTTGATGCTGTAGCACCCTCGGGGTTAAGGAATGATGGCACTTTCAAGCTGGCTGATTTTGGACAAGCTGATGAGATTGCCGACGTATCTGCGGTCGTTCTCGCGTCGCGCTGCGTCATCTTTGGTCTTGATAGGAGCTCAGGCGAGAGAAAGTTTTCATCACCATCATTCCCAACTGGGCTTTTGGTGAAGAGCAGTCCAGAGCAAGGAGAGATTGTTTCATCACTCCCAATCTACAAACGACTCGGGACCTTCAGAACCGAGACAGAGGAGCAGACGGAAGCGTGGCTGACGCTAACTCAGTCTCGCCTGAAACTGATATGA